From a single Adhaeribacter swui genomic region:
- a CDS encoding WbqC family protein, translating into MILLTEIQYNPCIAYFQQAAQVDEICLETHEHYVKQSYRNRCYVLTAQGVKDLTIPVKKGNSKVLITELEIDYNQKWLNTHWRTIKSAYGSSPYFTFYSDYLQQILEQRVSTLFELNFALLKFYVKSLQIRKPITYTKEYIPLYPNGVLDLRNQIHPKQESAILDVKPYQQVFGKQFAPNLSIIDLLFSQGPAAKNFL; encoded by the coding sequence ATGATCCTTTTAACTGAAATCCAATACAACCCGTGCATTGCTTATTTTCAGCAGGCCGCCCAAGTGGATGAAATTTGCCTTGAAACGCACGAACACTATGTGAAACAAAGTTACCGTAATCGTTGTTATGTATTAACCGCGCAAGGAGTAAAAGATTTAACTATTCCGGTAAAAAAGGGCAATAGCAAAGTTTTAATTACTGAATTAGAAATTGACTACAACCAAAAATGGCTTAATACGCATTGGCGCACCATTAAGTCGGCGTACGGGAGCTCCCCTTATTTTACTTTTTACAGCGATTATTTACAACAAATACTGGAGCAGCGCGTTTCAACATTATTCGAGTTAAATTTTGCATTATTAAAGTTTTACGTAAAAAGTTTGCAAATCCGCAAACCTATTACCTATACAAAGGAGTATATTCCATTGTACCCAAACGGGGTGCTCGATTTACGTAACCAGATTCATCCCAAGCAGGAGTCTGCCATTTTGGACGTAAAACCATATCAACAAGTGTTTGGCAAACAATTTGCCCCCAACCTGAGTATAATTGATTTGTTGTTTTCACAAGGTCCGGCAGCTAAAAACTTCCTGTAA
- a CDS encoding lysophospholipid acyltransferase family protein, producing MTKLQIPRRFYPLWYLLQGIARLPFGVLYLLSDVLYFLLYYVTGYRKKVVFKNLQNAFPEKTEAERLSIAKQFYRNLTDIVVETIKLAAISPEELHKRVKILNPEVISAATNQGKIALALGGHQCNWEWAPSGGIPFFNCPIDVVYKPLSNSFFEAFIWQARTRLGPNMVRMKDTLRYLIQRKNQPRLFCMLSDQTPPKSEIQYWTTFMHQDAGFFVGGEKLAASFHMPVFFIHAQRVGRGWYNFKFIPIEPSEAARQTAFPVTEQFTRMLENWIQENPADYLWSHRRWKHQRPVGEAS from the coding sequence ATGACGAAATTGCAGATTCCCAGGCGCTTTTATCCGCTTTGGTATTTATTACAAGGTATAGCCCGGTTGCCTTTTGGGGTACTTTATCTTTTATCAGACGTACTTTACTTTTTATTATATTATGTAACCGGATATCGGAAAAAGGTAGTTTTTAAAAATTTGCAAAACGCCTTTCCGGAGAAAACCGAAGCGGAGCGCTTATCTATTGCCAAGCAGTTCTATCGGAACCTGACCGATATAGTAGTTGAAACCATAAAGCTGGCTGCCATTTCGCCAGAAGAATTACATAAACGAGTAAAAATTTTAAATCCGGAGGTAATATCGGCTGCTACTAACCAAGGTAAAATAGCTTTAGCTTTAGGCGGGCACCAGTGTAACTGGGAGTGGGCGCCTTCTGGGGGCATCCCGTTTTTTAATTGCCCGATTGATGTGGTATATAAACCGTTGAGCAATTCTTTTTTCGAAGCTTTTATCTGGCAAGCCCGTACCCGGTTAGGGCCCAACATGGTTCGCATGAAAGACACGCTCCGGTATTTAATTCAACGCAAAAACCAGCCCCGGCTTTTTTGCATGTTATCCGACCAAACGCCCCCTAAAAGTGAAATTCAGTACTGGACTACTTTTATGCACCAGGATGCCGGCTTTTTTGTGGGTGGCGAAAAGTTAGCCGCTTCGTTTCACATGCCCGTGTTTTTTATTCATGCACAACGGGTAGGTCGTGGTTGGTATAATTTTAAATTTATTCCTATTGAGCCATCCGAAGCAGCTAGGCAAACTGCGTTTCCGGTAACTGAGCAATTTACCCGCATGCTGGAAAATTGGATTCAGGAAAACCCCGCCGATTACCTGTGGTCGCATCGCCGCTGGAAACACCAGCGCCCGGTGGGCGAGGCAAGTTAA
- a CDS encoding L-threonylcarbamoyladenylate synthase yields the protein MASAVFLKIHPANPPMNKILQVVEILKKGGIVIYPTDTIYGMGCDLHNARALEKLCHIKGIRPDKANLSFICSDLTHISDYAKNISTSVYKVMKKALPGPFTFVLEASSKVPRLGGNRKKTVGIRVPDNKIPLFIVKELGNPIISTSIHDEDDIIEYATDPELIFEKFKNLVDVVIDGGYGNNIPSTVVNCEDEQFEVLRQGAGIIEEYV from the coding sequence ATGGCGAGCGCAGTTTTTTTAAAAATTCATCCGGCCAACCCACCCATGAATAAAATTTTACAGGTGGTAGAAATATTAAAAAAAGGCGGAATAGTAATTTACCCAACAGATACAATCTACGGGATGGGCTGTGATTTACATAATGCCAGGGCGCTGGAAAAACTTTGCCACATCAAAGGTATCAGACCCGACAAAGCTAATCTTTCTTTTATCTGCTCTGATCTAACCCACATTTCGGATTATGCTAAAAATATTTCTACGTCGGTTTATAAAGTTATGAAAAAAGCTTTACCCGGCCCATTTACCTTTGTGTTGGAAGCCAGCAGCAAGGTTCCGCGCTTAGGCGGCAACCGAAAAAAAACAGTCGGCATCCGGGTACCGGACAATAAAATTCCGTTGTTTATTGTAAAAGAACTGGGCAATCCAATTATTTCTACTTCCATCCACGATGAAGACGATATTATTGAATACGCCACTGATCCGGAGTTAATTTTTGAAAAATTTAAAAATTTAGTGGATGTAGTTATCGATGGCGGTTACGGAAATAATATCCCATCCACGGTAGTAAACTGCGAAGATGAGCAGTTTGAAGTTCTACGCCAAGGCGCCGGCATTATTGAAGAATACGTTTGA
- a CDS encoding PAS domain S-box protein, with protein MQTELLNKLQELQQQIIESENQNQLLLQKQAVLEEKLSLFAPDQLVSQASSAKPEFFKNNSDKNSGFEIVFQQIFQNSPDAMLILSAKGEIEGANRALCALLHYSAAELQQLSYLQVVDQNDPSFFLFRQEKEHNPNFKGEIVLVRKNGERFLTEISSNTYTDQNGESKCLAIIRDISNQREALMRSERDYRDLFNKANDAIIIFDLETEQIFDANDKACKLYGYTLPEFTAISLVNISKNARQGKSYLQQLRMQCTLENVDTTHFRKDGTEIHLSVNASFIDFNNKKAVLAICHDVTEQKNSERILFESEERFSAFMDNSPVLAWMKNTENWHYSYANATHKHVLGLSRDDVAGKSDYEVWPEPVAVALHQNDLEVVKSQRATEFREEILLPNGILRKFLVYKFPMQTINGDSFIAGTAIDITDLVHTQEALEESETRNRAVLATAMESIISMDYMGNILEFNPAAEKTFGYNRADVIGKKLQDIIIPPGLLNGNTSDLSCLFLTGDSRIIGRRVELTAIRANGEEFPVEISIAASGTPTTPIFTSIIQDISERKAAECALRRSEKQFRLITENMTDLVCLHEPDGRLIYVSPSVQDILGFAPDELIGKSPYSIIHPKDKSKLISIVVDVLAGNQNIKNLEYRLKRKDGVYIWVDTGLRPIFDETGNVVEVQTVSHDITARKKTEHKLKKAKVAAEISAVAKESFLANMSHEIRTPLNGILGMAGLLSKTQMSESQQKYLNIIDYSARNLLVIINDILDLAKIESGKMALEQIPFSIKEVLQSTQQSLEYKAEEKDILLIVKSFNVTNSYVVGDPHRLTQVLLNLVSNAIKFTSQGVVIIRTEVLDESATHISLLFTVKDTGIGISPEKLDIIFNGFTQADPHTSRNYGGTGLGLTISKSLVEKQGGRIWVESALGQGSEFKFELTFRKAEPDQIKKVVQEDTTVDFSSLGHRRILLAEDNEVNQFLAKSIMQNWGFTVDVAKNGKEAIDLATDCIYDLILMDIQMPEVSGTEATFQIRQLPDPVKANIPIIALTANALKGDAEKFIAAGMNDYLAKPFEELKLFQKIATNLNKPLQHSTTKLNQLHTVLPTSNSQPDKLCNLATLQAMANGKNDFLIQFFMLFINQVPPQVKAMQEAAAQANWATVTSLAHQLKSNFDTLGISSLHQPIRNLENDARQQSNLAEIPGLINKMSAIVEQVVAELRAEIARLQG; from the coding sequence ATGCAAACAGAGCTACTAAATAAATTACAGGAACTGCAGCAACAAATTATAGAATCGGAGAATCAAAATCAGCTTCTTTTGCAGAAGCAAGCGGTTTTAGAGGAAAAATTAAGCCTGTTTGCTCCAGATCAACTAGTTTCGCAAGCATCCAGCGCTAAACCGGAATTTTTTAAAAATAATAGTGATAAGAACTCTGGGTTCGAAATTGTATTTCAGCAAATATTCCAGAACAGCCCGGATGCCATGTTAATTCTTTCGGCAAAAGGCGAAATAGAAGGGGCTAATAGAGCGCTTTGTGCCTTGTTGCATTATTCTGCGGCGGAGCTACAACAATTAAGTTACCTGCAAGTTGTAGATCAAAACGATCCTAGTTTTTTCTTGTTTCGCCAGGAAAAAGAGCATAACCCCAACTTTAAAGGCGAGATTGTATTGGTTCGTAAAAATGGGGAGCGGTTCCTGACCGAAATTAGTTCCAATACTTATACCGACCAAAACGGCGAATCAAAATGTTTGGCTATTATTCGGGATATCTCGAACCAGCGCGAGGCCCTGATGCGTTCGGAGCGCGATTACCGCGATCTTTTTAATAAAGCCAACGATGCCATTATTATTTTTGACTTAGAAACAGAACAAATCTTTGATGCGAATGATAAGGCTTGTAAACTTTATGGTTATACGTTACCGGAGTTTACTGCCATAAGCCTGGTAAATATTTCTAAAAATGCAAGACAAGGAAAAAGTTATTTGCAGCAATTAAGGATGCAATGTACTCTGGAAAACGTTGATACCACGCATTTCCGGAAAGATGGCACCGAAATCCATTTATCAGTGAATGCTTCTTTTATTGACTTTAATAATAAAAAAGCGGTTCTGGCTATTTGCCACGATGTAACGGAACAGAAAAACTCGGAAAGAATATTATTCGAAAGTGAAGAACGTTTTTCGGCGTTTATGGATAATAGCCCGGTTTTAGCCTGGATGAAGAATACTGAAAATTGGCACTACAGCTATGCCAATGCCACCCATAAACATGTTTTAGGGCTTTCGCGCGATGATGTAGCCGGTAAATCAGATTATGAAGTATGGCCCGAACCTGTTGCGGTTGCGCTGCATCAGAATGATTTAGAAGTGGTAAAATCGCAGCGGGCAACCGAATTCCGGGAAGAAATACTTTTGCCCAACGGCATACTTCGCAAATTTTTAGTATATAAATTCCCTATGCAAACCATTAACGGCGATTCTTTTATTGCTGGCACCGCCATTGATATTACGGATTTGGTGCATACCCAGGAAGCGTTAGAAGAAAGTGAAACCCGAAACAGAGCGGTATTGGCTACTGCTATGGAGAGTATTATCAGTATGGATTATATGGGTAATATTTTGGAATTTAATCCGGCGGCTGAAAAAACCTTTGGGTATAACCGGGCAGATGTAATTGGTAAAAAGCTACAAGATATTATTATACCACCCGGTTTACTTAATGGCAACACCTCTGATTTAAGCTGCTTGTTCCTGACCGGCGACAGTAGAATAATAGGTCGCCGGGTTGAATTAACGGCTATCCGGGCCAACGGAGAAGAATTTCCGGTAGAAATATCAATTGCGGCCAGCGGTACACCCACTACTCCCATTTTTACCAGTATTATTCAGGATATTAGTGAACGGAAAGCGGCCGAATGTGCCTTGCGGCGAAGTGAAAAGCAATTTCGGTTAATTACCGAAAATATGACCGATTTGGTTTGCTTGCACGAGCCAGACGGCAGATTAATTTATGTTTCTCCTTCGGTGCAAGATATTTTAGGGTTTGCCCCGGACGAGCTCATCGGTAAATCCCCGTACTCCATTATTCATCCAAAAGATAAGAGTAAGTTAATCAGTATTGTTGTTGACGTTTTGGCGGGCAACCAAAATATTAAAAATTTAGAATACCGCCTTAAGCGGAAAGATGGCGTTTATATTTGGGTAGATACTGGTTTGCGGCCCATTTTTGATGAAACAGGTAACGTGGTAGAAGTACAAACGGTATCGCACGACATTACGGCCCGGAAAAAAACCGAACATAAGCTAAAGAAAGCCAAAGTGGCAGCCGAAATATCGGCTGTGGCTAAAGAAAGCTTTTTGGCAAATATGAGCCACGAAATCCGGACTCCATTAAATGGTATTTTGGGTATGGCGGGTTTACTTTCTAAAACCCAGATGAGCGAATCCCAGCAAAAATACCTGAATATAATTGATTACTCGGCGCGTAATCTGTTGGTAATTATTAATGATATCCTGGATTTGGCTAAGATTGAGTCCGGTAAAATGGCTCTGGAGCAAATACCTTTTAGTATTAAAGAGGTTTTGCAAAGCACTCAACAATCGCTGGAGTACAAAGCCGAAGAAAAAGATATTCTGCTCATTGTAAAAAGTTTTAATGTAACTAATTCGTACGTGGTGGGCGATCCGCATCGGCTCACGCAGGTTTTACTTAATTTAGTAAGTAATGCTATTAAATTCACGAGTCAGGGCGTAGTAATTATTCGTACGGAGGTTTTAGATGAATCGGCCACCCACATTAGTTTATTATTTACCGTAAAAGATACGGGAATTGGAATATCGCCGGAAAAACTGGATATCATTTTTAATGGCTTTACCCAAGCTGATCCGCATACCTCCCGGAATTATGGAGGTACAGGTTTAGGCCTAACCATTAGTAAAAGCCTGGTAGAGAAGCAAGGCGGCCGTATTTGGGTAGAAAGTGCTCTGGGGCAGGGCAGCGAGTTTAAGTTTGAACTCACCTTCCGGAAAGCCGAACCCGATCAAATTAAAAAAGTAGTTCAGGAAGATACAACGGTTGATTTTTCCAGCCTTGGTCACCGGCGCATATTACTTGCCGAAGACAATGAGGTAAATCAATTTTTAGCTAAATCTATTATGCAAAACTGGGGCTTTACGGTAGATGTAGCTAAAAACGGGAAAGAAGCTATTGACTTAGCCACTGACTGTATTTATGACTTGATATTAATGGACATTCAGATGCCGGAAGTAAGCGGTACGGAGGCAACCTTCCAAATCCGGCAATTACCCGACCCGGTTAAAGCAAATATTCCCATTATTGCGCTTACGGCAAATGCTTTAAAAGGAGATGCCGAGAAATTTATCGCGGCGGGTATGAACGACTATCTGGCGAAACCTTTTGAGGAGTTAAAACTCTTTCAAAAGATTGCGACTAACTTAAATAAACCTTTGCAACATTCTACTACAAAATTAAACCAATTGCATACTGTGCTACCTACTTCTAATTCACAACCCGATAAATTATGTAACCTGGCTACCTTGCAAGCAATGGCTAACGGCAAAAACGATTTCTTAATTCAGTTTTTTATGCTGTTTATCAACCAGGTGCCTCCTCAGGTAAAAGCCATGCAGGAAGCAGCCGCACAAGCTAATTGGGCAACTGTAACCAGCCTGGCGCACCAGTTAAAATCTAACTTTGATACTTTAGGAATTTCCAGTTTACATCAACCCATCCGGAACCTAGAAAATGATGCGCGGCAACAAAGCAACTTAGCCGAAATTCCTGGATTAATAAACAAAATGAGTGCTATTGTAGAACAAGTGGTAGCCGAGCTACGCGCCGAAATTGCCCGATTGCAAGGTTAA
- the mltG gene encoding endolytic transglycosylase MltG, which produces MEVQKKARKKSNALRNFLVVGGILFVSFSYYAYQIVYTPNIDTHGKNTYIRIPRGASFEQVMDSVEKEKVVIDLLSFRFMAKLMDYPKLIKPGHYELVNGATNYQMIGRLRAGIQSPVKLTFNNIRIKKDLTAKLSSDISATQTELDSLLSDQKYVQDLGFDTTTIMTMFIPNTYELYWNTSGKELLKRMKKEYDAFWTPARVAKAKAQGLTKSEVSTLASIVEAEQSVHPDERRRIAGVYLNRLKTGRPLQADPTVVFALGDFSIRRVLNEHLRFDSPYNTYKYKGLPPGPINLPSISSIDAVLNPEQHNYIYFCAKEDFSGYHNFAVTEAEHIRNARRYQQALNERNIMR; this is translated from the coding sequence ATGGAAGTTCAGAAAAAAGCCCGGAAAAAATCAAATGCGCTTCGCAATTTTCTGGTAGTAGGTGGTATTTTGTTTGTTAGCTTTTCTTACTATGCCTACCAGATTGTGTATACGCCCAACATTGATACGCACGGCAAAAATACCTATATCCGCATTCCCCGCGGCGCCTCCTTTGAGCAGGTAATGGATTCGGTAGAAAAAGAAAAAGTAGTAATTGATCTGTTATCTTTTCGTTTTATGGCGAAGTTAATGGATTACCCCAAGCTTATTAAGCCAGGCCATTACGAGTTAGTTAACGGAGCCACTAATTATCAGATGATAGGCCGGTTACGGGCCGGTATTCAATCGCCGGTAAAGCTTACCTTTAATAATATCCGCATCAAGAAAGATTTAACGGCTAAGTTAAGCAGCGATATTTCGGCTACTCAAACCGAACTGGATTCTTTGCTGAGCGATCAAAAGTACGTGCAAGATCTGGGCTTTGACACAACTACCATCATGACCATGTTTATTCCGAACACTTATGAGTTGTATTGGAATACCTCGGGTAAAGAGTTGTTAAAACGGATGAAAAAGGAATACGATGCTTTTTGGACTCCTGCCCGGGTAGCTAAAGCCAAAGCCCAGGGCTTAACAAAAAGCGAAGTATCTACGCTGGCCTCTATTGTGGAAGCGGAACAATCAGTGCACCCAGACGAACGCCGGCGGATTGCGGGTGTTTACCTGAACCGTTTAAAAACCGGACGTCCTTTACAGGCCGACCCTACCGTAGTTTTCGCCCTAGGTGATTTTAGTATCCGCCGTGTGCTAAACGAACATTTACGCTTTGATTCGCCCTATAACACGTACAAGTACAAAGGTTTACCGCCAGGTCCTATTAATTTACCTTCTATTTCTTCTATCGATGCGGTATTAAACCCGGAACAGCATAATTACATTTACTTCTGCGCCAAAGAAGACTTCTCGGGTTACCATAATTTTGCCGTGACCGAAGCCGAGCACATCCGGAATGCCCGTCGTTACCAACAAGCCCTAAATGAGCGGAATATTATGAGATAA
- a CDS encoding acyl-CoA thioesterase, with protein sequence MFQSEVNVRVRYSETDQMGYVYYGNFAAYYEVARTETFRNLGINYKELEKAGVMMPVLELRCKYIRPARYDDLLTVKVIIPNKPHGTRIKFEYEVFNEAKELLNVGDTTLVFVDMRSGKPTAVPESLVSLLESYY encoded by the coding sequence ATGTTTCAATCGGAAGTAAATGTGCGGGTTCGGTATTCCGAAACCGACCAGATGGGATACGTTTATTATGGTAATTTTGCCGCTTACTACGAAGTAGCCCGTACCGAAACCTTCCGTAATTTGGGTATTAACTACAAAGAACTAGAAAAAGCGGGCGTGATGATGCCTGTTTTGGAGCTGCGGTGCAAATACATCCGACCAGCCCGTTACGACGATTTACTTACCGTTAAAGTAATTATCCCAAACAAACCCCACGGAACGCGTATAAAGTTTGAGTACGAAGTGTTTAACGAAGCAAAAGAACTTTTAAATGTGGGCGATACCACGTTGGTATTTGTGGATATGCGGTCTGGGAAACCAACGGCAGTTCCGGAGAGCTTAGTTTCGCTGCTCGAAAGTTATTATTAG